GCTTCCTTCGTTTTCCAGCATTCCTGCCCGATAAAATTAAGAACAGGCGGCGACATCATAGCATCGCCCGAAAGGGCTGCCAACCGGCACCTTTCCATAATTGAATAACAGTATTCAAGCCCGTAGCCTAATCCGCCCGTGCTGTGGTGCATGACAATTTTATCAGTGCCCAGCCCCATATCGGAAATTAGAATGTTCAGCTGTTTTGCCAGATTTATGTCAAGGGGCGTCTCGGCAATAAGGGAATGTCCGCCGGCAAGGGCCGCGGCGGCAAGAGTCTTATAGTTGTCTTTTACAGCTATTCCGAAAAGTACGTTTTCACCCTTGGCCGCCTCCGTCAGGGAGGGAATGATTTCCTGGTCTTTTGCGACATTGCCGCATCCTGTAACAATAAGCGGAAGTGTTGTATTCTTAAGCACTTCCTCAAGAGTCTTCACCGCGTCCTCCGCAGACGTATTTTTCGTATCAGGGTCGGCCGACATAAAACGCACGCAGAGAAGGTCGGGAGAAAAACTCTCCGCTTTCTTTACCCATTCCGCTATACTTGCCGCGTCTTTCCAGTACTCAAGGAGATACGGGTTCCAGTCGGGATTCAGCCAGTCGCGCACTTCCAGCGCAAGAATCGGACGGTGACCGGTATCCCCTTCAAAATCAAGAAAAGGCAGCGTTCCGTGGCCCCCTACCGTCACTTCTTTCTCGCCTTTGCCGATCTTCACTTCGCTTACTCTGCCGCTTGATTTTTCCTTTACAATATCCATAATATCACCTCGCATTTCATGATTTACTTTCCAGCTTTTTCATTATACCATCTATTACTTCTTTGGTCGCCGGTTCTGTTTTTCCCAGAGGGCTCCCTGATTCAGCGCTGTTTTCTATCACCTTATCATATGGCAGCACCCCTATAACTTCAATACCAATATCTGACGCGTAAGATGGAATTTCATCAGTCCTGTTTATTACAAGTCCGACATTATCGGCACGGATCTTGAGTTTCTCCAGCAGAGACAGGCTGTTTTTTACGGTATCCAGGCTCACCCTGTCTTTATTGGCCACAAAAATAAGCCAGTCAACTTTACCGTCGGTCTGACGCGATAAATGTTCAAGCCCGGCTTCGTTGTCTATAATTTCCACGGGGTACCGTTTCCGCATACCGCCGAGGAATTCCCTGAGAATGTTGTTTATCGAGCAGTAGCAGTCCCTCCCCTCGTGATGGCCCATCGCGATGAAATCGACAGGGCCGCCCTCGGTGATGGCCTCTTCAACCTGAAGGGCGAAATACTGCGGCCTCGACATTCCCGCCGGAGGCGGATCGTTTTTCACTTCCTCTCGTATGTCAGCGATCGTCTTTTCATAATTAATCCCGAGAAGAACGTTCAGATTGGAATTGGAATCCGCGTCAACTACGAGCACAGGTTTTACTCCTTTGTCCATGAAAGCGCTCACAAAAAGAGCTGCCAGCGTGGTCTTGCCGACTCCGCCCTTTCCTGCTAATGCTATTCTCATAATCAGATTTCTCCTATCAGATTTCGGATTTAAACAAAACAATCACCAATCACCAATCCGCAATCATTTCTCATACTGCTTCCTCACATTGGGGAACAGATCAAGGTTGGTGTGAGGAAAAAACAGGCTTGCCGTGTACTCCTGCATAAAAAATGAATTCGAAGACAGATCAATATACGTCATTTTTTTATTTATCTCCTCGGTTATATTCTTCGCCTCACGGCTCAGTATGCACATCTTCTCTCCGGTAATGGAGGAGTTCCCCAGGAAGACAAAAAGGTCCAGCGGTATGTCCGGTAAAAGCCCTATGTAAACAGCGTCCTTTATGTCCATAGCCGTTCCGAGGCCTCCCGATATATAAAACCTCTGTATGTTGTCAATCGTCAGGCCGAGTTCTTTCAGCAAGACGAATATCCCGGTAAAAATGGCTCCCTTGGAATTAATAAGATTTTTGATATCCGGTTCGGTGATATATATATCCTTCCCGTAGCGTGTTTCGTCCCCTTTCACAACAAGGAATCCTTTTTCTGTCACGCCGGGAGCTCCGGAAATGAATTTTCCATCCCGCTGGATGATGCGCTCGGAAATCATCTGAGCCGTCAAAGATATGAGCCCGCTCCCGCATATCCCCAGCGGTTTCTTGTTCTTGATCGTCTTATAAGTTACTTTGCCGTTTGATATTCTGACTTTCTCTATGGCGCCGGATATGGCTCTTATACCCGAAGAAATTCCGCCGCCTTCAAAACAGGGTCCGGCGCTTGTGGAACATGAAGCCAGCCAGTCCTTGTTGCCTATGACTACCTCGCCGTTGGTGCCGAGGTCAACGAACATGGATAAAACAGAAAAATCATATATTCCCGAGGCAAGAACGCCCGCCACTATATCCCCTCCCACCCAGGCGGAAGGACACGGCAGAGCCGTAACTTTCGCAAACGGGCTTATCCGTATATTCAGTTCTCTCGCCGTCAGAACTACGGCAGAACCGAGCAGCGGCACATACGGGCTGCGCCTTATAAATCCCGGAGGCAGTTTATAAAAGAAATGGGTCATCGTGGTGTTGCCCCCGGCAAGAAGAATGTAGACATTGTTACCCGATACGTTTTTCTCCAGAATCATCTTCTGTATCATCTTGTTTACAGCCGTTATCAGGGATGAATGCATATGCTGCATACTGTTTTTTTCTTCAACCTGTATGATCCTGGTGATTACGTCTTCTCCCATGGGGATCTGCGGATTGTAGGACGAAGCCGTTGATATAACTTCCTGCTTTTCCATATCTATAAGGTAGGCGACAAGCGTAGTCGTGCCGATGTCCAGGGCAATCCCGTAGTTCTCCTTTACCCTGTTTCCCGCTTCAAAGTCTATGATTTCCCCGTCACATACGGCTACTGTCACTTTCCAGCCGGCGCCGCGGAGGATATAGGGTATGCGCCTCAGAAGCTGAAGCGGAATTTCTTTCACCGGACAGCCCTTTTCAAGAAGAGCGGTTTTTACCCTTTCAAAATCAGCAGTGGGCTCCGCGAGAACAGGCGGGGAGAGCTCAAGAAAATGCTTTTCCACGATAGGCTCCGGAGAAAAAATATTTTCCGCGAGGGAAGAAGGCTCAAGTTCCTGACGGGACACCTCTCCCTCAAGTATATCCAGTTCCTCAACCCGGCTCGAATACGGAATCTCCAGTTCAAGGTCACTTTCCGGTATCGTAAGACAGGCGAGAACAGTCTTTTCCTTTTCCTCTTCTTTAGTTAAGAACTGCGCCGATCGGGATTTATAACCGCCCTTCAGTATCTTTACCCTGCATTTTCCGCAGGTCCCTTCCCCCGCGCATGTCGAGTTCATGAAAATGCCGCTGCTGTTTATGATGGTCAGCAAATCCGTACCCTTCTCCGCTTTCAGTTTCTTTTTGTCCGGCAGGATCAGAACTTCAATCATCGATCCGTCATCTCCAGGATTCCTTGAGATATTTAGGGAGAGCCGATGCCTCTTTGGGCCCTACAAGGACTTCCCAGCCGCTCTCCTCCTCGACCTTCGCCTTCAAAACCGCGACATAACCCGGGATGATCAGCTTCTTGTGCTTCACCTTCTCCGCCACACCGCATTTCTGAAGCGACTGCGCTATAACCTCGGCGTTAAATTTGTCCGCTGCCCATGCCGTGAGAACCGACTGTCCCTCCGAATCCGTTATAAGCAGCCATGCCGGTATTTTAGAGTTTTCTATCTCCGGCTGAACCGTGTAGAAAGTCAGTGAAAAATTCGTTGTGACAATAACCGGCGAATTCTCATCGGGTTTCCCGACTTCGTAAAGTTTTGCTTCCATCATAAGGGGTTTCTGAGGGTCAGTGTAAATATTGAGCCTCAGTGTGATAAGAGCAAGCAGTTCCTCGTATTTCTCCGTCTCAACAATTACCATGCCGGCATATTTGCATACAAAGTTTGCCGCAAGAGCGATGTCTCCCCCCGCCATTCCTATAAGAGGATATCCGAGCGGCCTGTAACTCTTTTTCAGGCACAGCCTCCATGAAGACGTTAATGAGTGCAGCGCCTCTTTCATATTTTCCGCCTTAGGGCAGAGCATGATGTTCTTGAATCCCTGCGCCTGTATCTTCTGTGAGGTTTCGGCAACCTCCTCAAGGTCTTTCCCCTTCACCGCCAGGATACAGTCAGTCTCCTGTGCCATTTTCGCCCACTCTTCGCAGTTTCCCGCGTCGGCGCCGATTACGACAGGACGCTGGGTTGAAATGCCTGCTCTTGCTTTTTTAACAGATCCAATGTCTTCGCTGATAAGGACAAGCGGTATTTCTGAAGCGGCGGCCGCCCTGGCGGCAAAAGTTTCAGCATTACCGGAATCGTTTTTAAGCGCTACGGCGTCTATCCCGAACATCATACCCACGCGCTCAAATTCCATTTTCCTGATGTTTTCAATTTTTGACTTGAATTCTTCCTCGGGAAGAGAATCGCTGAGCAGGATTACCAGCGCCGGAGCGTGAAAAAAAGTCTTTTCATGGCGGAACAGGACAGTCTCTCCTCCCAGCTCTATCTCATTGTCCTTAATACCGAATTTCAAAGTAGCCATCGGCGGCTGCGAGGCGCTCTCAAGTGCCTGTTTCCCGGCCGCGTCTATGTCCGGGCATTTATCAAGTGACGCTTTCTTCTGCGCCAGAGCCATCGCGAATGCAAGGCATGTCGGTAAACCGCATTTCTTACAGTTTGTTTTCGGCAGAAACTTATAAATCTGAAGACCTGTCAAAGCCATAATCTATCCCCCTCTTTAATAATATACATCCACAAATTCGCGATTTCTACACTCACATCAGCGGGTCCATCTCGAGCGCCGGATGCTGGGACTGCTGCAGGTACTCGACCAGTTTTTCCGCGTCTGTTGCCGCACTCTCGTCCGCGATCTTATCCAGTAGACCAGGAACCCCTTCCTCTTCACAGAGCTTTTTGAATTTATCGCCCAGAAATTCCTTCAATTCCTTCGGCATCCAGACAATGCGCTTTATTCCGCCGTCCGCCCGGAGGAACTTCTTTGACAGAAGATACAGTCTGCCCACGCCCATGAAACCGGGTGTCTGCTGGCCGCCGCCGACGGTGCCGGCGAGAGTCGTGAATGTCATGCCCGCCGGAGTCATTCCCGCGAATTCCCTGTTTACCACCATGAAACCGTTTGCTTCAGGTACTATCGCGAGGATCATCTCAAAGCACCCGCAGGAAGTTTCGGGGAAACTCATAATTGAATAAGCGTGGAACTTCTCAAGGGTTTTGTTTGAATGATTTTGTATAGCTTCGTTTATCCCTTCCCATTCACCTAATTCGGCGTCGAGGACTCTTCCTTTCTTGACCGGCTGGTTCGGGCCTTTAGGGTTTATTTCATAACTGGCCTTGCAGTCCAGCCAGTTGTATGCTCCACACAGGCCTATGCGCTCGGGCTTTACAATACACACGTGGGTCGGAGCGAAACTCTGGCAGAGCGTGCAGGTATAGAAGTCTTCCACGCTCTCGTCGGTCATCCCGGCCATCCTTTCGTCTCTGTCGTCATACACTTTCTTTGCAACCGACAGGTTCTTTTCCACTTCTTCTCCGACCGTGCTTATCCTCACCTGTATCTTGTCCACGATGGCGCCGAACATCTCGTGGAGCCGCGCATGTATGATCACACCGAAATGCCTAAGAGTGAAGCCTTTTTCCTTCGCCTCTTTTGAAATCCTCATCCAGTTCATGTCCCTCTGTCCCATGTGGAATATGCCGTGCGCCTGGTTTATGACGGTGTGGATCTGCCTTTCAAGTATGGGCTCAAAATCGCTCTGCATTTTTCTGCCCGCGACTTCGACCATGATCATAAGCGGGTAAGCCTGGCCTTCTTCCATAGCGTCAACGTCCGGACCGTTCAGATCGATTTTTCCGTCCTCTATTTCTTCAGAGTTTTTAGCGGTGACGAATTCAAAGCTTGCGCTGTACTTGCCGCCGAACTGGACGAATGTCTGTTCCTTTCTTACCCGCTCGCCTTCAAAAGCGGCGGAATACGCGACAGGTATCGGTATATCGCTTACCGTAACCTTAACACCTCTCACTTCTATGCAGGTGGGCACGATTTTTTTATAATCAAGTTCATTCACTATGTGTTCGAAAGTGCATATTCCCGTAGGCAGTATTTCAGGAGTCTCCATATCAGTAATTACCGGGAAACCCATGTTTATAGCGCCCGCTCCTGTCGCGTATTTTATATCGTCGAGCGGACCCAGCGTAAGTCCGAAGGCGAACACCCTCTCCTTGCAGTATAAAAGGCATTCCTTTGCCTGACCTTTCTTTAAACCTCCGAATGTCAGTGCGCCCCTGATTGCCCAGTTCAGCGGATAAATCGCCGTAACCGTGTCCCTGC
This sequence is a window from Candidatus Omnitrophota bacterium. Protein-coding genes within it:
- a CDS encoding acetyl-CoA decarbonylase/synthase complex subunit delta gives rise to the protein MRGDIMDIVKEKSSGRVSEVKIGKGEKEVTVGGHGTLPFLDFEGDTGHRPILALEVRDWLNPDWNPYLLEYWKDAASIAEWVKKAESFSPDLLCVRFMSADPDTKNTSAEDAVKTLEEVLKNTTLPLIVTGCGNVAKDQEIIPSLTEAAKGENVLFGIAVKDNYKTLAAAALAGGHSLIAETPLDINLAKQLNILISDMGLGTDKIVMHHSTGGLGYGLEYCYSIMERCRLAALSGDAMMSPPVLNFIGQECWKTKEA
- a CDS encoding AAA family ATPase, with the translated sequence MRIALAGKGGVGKTTLAALFVSAFMDKGVKPVLVVDADSNSNLNVLLGINYEKTIADIREEVKNDPPPAGMSRPQYFALQVEEAITEGGPVDFIAMGHHEGRDCYCSINNILREFLGGMRKRYPVEIIDNEAGLEHLSRQTDGKVDWLIFVANKDRVSLDTVKNSLSLLEKLKIRADNVGLVINRTDEIPSYASDIGIEVIGVLPYDKVIENSAESGSPLGKTEPATKEVIDGIMKKLESKS
- a CDS encoding DUF4445 domain-containing protein produces the protein MIEVLILPDKKKLKAEKGTDLLTIINSSGIFMNSTCAGEGTCGKCRVKILKGGYKSRSAQFLTKEEEKEKTVLACLTIPESDLELEIPYSSRVEELDILEGEVSRQELEPSSLAENIFSPEPIVEKHFLELSPPVLAEPTADFERVKTALLEKGCPVKEIPLQLLRRIPYILRGAGWKVTVAVCDGEIIDFEAGNRVKENYGIALDIGTTTLVAYLIDMEKQEVISTASSYNPQIPMGEDVITRIIQVEEKNSMQHMHSSLITAVNKMIQKMILEKNVSGNNVYILLAGGNTTMTHFFYKLPPGFIRRSPYVPLLGSAVVLTARELNIRISPFAKVTALPCPSAWVGGDIVAGVLASGIYDFSVLSMFVDLGTNGEVVIGNKDWLASCSTSAGPCFEGGGISSGIRAISGAIEKVRISNGKVTYKTIKNKKPLGICGSGLISLTAQMISERIIQRDGKFISGAPGVTEKGFLVVKGDETRYGKDIYITEPDIKNLINSKGAIFTGIFVLLKELGLTIDNIQRFYISGGLGTAMDIKDAVYIGLLPDIPLDLFVFLGNSSITGEKMCILSREAKNITEEINKKMTYIDLSSNSFFMQEYTASLFFPHTNLDLFPNVRKQYEK
- a CDS encoding acetyl-CoA decarbonylase/synthase complex subunit gamma; the protein is MALTGLQIYKFLPKTNCKKCGLPTCLAFAMALAQKKASLDKCPDIDAAGKQALESASQPPMATLKFGIKDNEIELGGETVLFRHEKTFFHAPALVILLSDSLPEEEFKSKIENIRKMEFERVGMMFGIDAVALKNDSGNAETFAARAAAASEIPLVLISEDIGSVKKARAGISTQRPVVIGADAGNCEEWAKMAQETDCILAVKGKDLEEVAETSQKIQAQGFKNIMLCPKAENMKEALHSLTSSWRLCLKKSYRPLGYPLIGMAGGDIALAANFVCKYAGMVIVETEKYEELLALITLRLNIYTDPQKPLMMEAKLYEVGKPDENSPVIVTTNFSLTFYTVQPEIENSKIPAWLLITDSEGQSVLTAWAADKFNAEVIAQSLQKCGVAEKVKHKKLIIPGYVAVLKAKVEEESGWEVLVGPKEASALPKYLKESWR
- the cdhC gene encoding CO dehydrogenase/CO-methylating acetyl-CoA synthase complex subunit beta; this translates as MSKIVASAAIRGARQLFNEAKTSWENAVKDKGGSCEVGFPQTAFYFPMACALMGLDVKKLKDIQPVIEEAQSLLSEEPSSSLNLPYLGDALDSGIAALLCEEIICALRYLYEKEPQDDCEGFFSDTILRSLGIQLVDGRLPGFAAILGAAPDSKTAVDIVREFQKRQILTFVGSSSNGKSIIDQLKEEGMEMGWDTYIVPYGRDTVTAIYPLNWAIRGALTFGGLKKGQAKECLLYCKERVFAFGLTLGPLDDIKYATGAGAINMGFPVITDMETPEILPTGICTFEHIVNELDYKKIVPTCIEVRGVKVTVSDIPIPVAYSAAFEGERVRKEQTFVQFGGKYSASFEFVTAKNSEEIEDGKIDLNGPDVDAMEEGQAYPLMIMVEVAGRKMQSDFEPILERQIHTVINQAHGIFHMGQRDMNWMRISKEAKEKGFTLRHFGVIIHARLHEMFGAIVDKIQVRISTVGEEVEKNLSVAKKVYDDRDERMAGMTDESVEDFYTCTLCQSFAPTHVCIVKPERIGLCGAYNWLDCKASYEINPKGPNQPVKKGRVLDAELGEWEGINEAIQNHSNKTLEKFHAYSIMSFPETSCGCFEMILAIVPEANGFMVVNREFAGMTPAGMTFTTLAGTVGGGQQTPGFMGVGRLYLLSKKFLRADGGIKRIVWMPKELKEFLGDKFKKLCEEEGVPGLLDKIADESAATDAEKLVEYLQQSQHPALEMDPLM